The following proteins are encoded in a genomic region of Xenopus laevis strain J_2021 chromosome 3L, Xenopus_laevis_v10.1, whole genome shotgun sequence:
- the tspan3.L gene encoding uncharacterized protein LOC735154: MGQCGLISSKTVLVFLNLIFWAAAGILCYVGAYVFVTYDDYEHFFEDVYTLIPGVIIIAAGTLLFIIGLIGCCATIRESRCGLATFVVILLLVFVTEVVVVVLGYIYRAKVEDEVDNTIANVFNQYNGTSPDSASRAIDYVQRQLHCCGIHNYSEWENTPWFSETKNNSVPLSCCRSYVFNCTGSMNKPEDLYSEGCEALVVEKLQEIMMYVIWAALAFATIQLLGMLCACIVLCRRTRDPAYELLITGGTYA; this comes from the exons ATGGGGCAGTGCGGGTTAATCTCCTCGAAGACCGTGCTGGTCTTTCTAAACCTCATTTTCTGG GCTGCTGCCGGAATCCTATGCTATGTGGGAGCCTATGTCTTTGTCACTTATGATGACTACGAGCACTTTTTTGAGGATGTATATACCTTGATTCCTGGTGTGATAATCATTGCTGCAGGAACTCTCCTTTTCATTATAggcctgattggttgctgtgccACCATCAGAGAAAGCCGTTGTGGATTAGCAACA tttgtggtCATCTTGCTCTTGGTGTTTGTGACTGAAGTTGTTGTGGTCGTTCTTGGATACATCTACAGAGCCAAG GTTGAAGATGAGGTGGATAATACAATTGCAAACGTTTTCAACCAATACAATGGGACATCTCCTGACTCAGCGAGCCGAGCAATTGATTATGTTCAACGGCAG CTGCACTGTTGTGGCATTCACAACTACTCCGAATGGGAGAACACACCTTGGTTCTCTGAAACAAAGAACAACAGTGTTCCCCTCAGCTGCTGCCGTAGCTATGTGTTCAACTGTACAGGAAGCATGAACAAACCTGAAGATCTCTACTCTGAG ggttgtGAGGCCCTAGTTGTAGAGAAGCTCCAGGAAATAATGATGTATGTCATATGGGCTGCTCTGGCATTTGCTACTATACAG CTCCTGGGAATGCTGTGCGCCTGTATCGTTCTGTGCAGGAGAACCCGTGACCCTGCCTATGAACTTCTCATCACAGGTGGAACTTACGCATAA